Proteins encoded in a region of the Prunus persica cultivar Lovell chromosome G4, Prunus_persica_NCBIv2, whole genome shotgun sequence genome:
- the LOC18779064 gene encoding 40S ribosomal protein S4: MARGLKKHLKRLNAPKHWMLDKLGGAFAPKPSSGPHKSRECLPLVIILRNRLKYALTYREVISILMQRHVLVDGKVRTDKTYPSGFMDVVSIPKTNENFRLLYDTKGRFRLHSIRDEEAKFKLCKVRSVQFGQKGIPYINTYDGRTIRYPDPLIKANDTIKLDLETNKITDFIKFDVGNVVMVTGGRNRGRVGVIKNREKHKGSFETIHVQDASGHEFATRLGNVFTIGKGTKPWVSLPKGKGIKLTIIEEAKKRQAAQATATA; this comes from the exons ATG GCGCGAGGATTGAAGAAGCATCTGAAGAGGCTCAATGCCCCGAAGCATTGGATGCTTGACAAACTTGGTGGTGCATTT gcTCCCAAGCCTTCGTCTGGACCTCACAAATCCAGGGAATGCCTGCCATTGGTCATCATCTTAAGAAACCGATTGAAATATGCTCTAACATACCGTGAGGTCATTTCCATTTTGATGCAACGACATGTTCTGGTTGATGGGAAAGTTAGGACTGATAAGACCTATCCTTCTGGTTTTATGG ATGTTGTTTCAATCCCCAAAACAAACGAGAACTTCCGTCTCCTCTATGACACCAAGGGTCGGTTCCGTCTCCATTCAATCAGGGATGAAGAGGCAAAG TTCAAGCTTTGCAAGGTCCGGTCTGTGCAGTTTGGACAAAAAGGTATCCCATATATTAACACCTATGATGGGAGAACAATCCGTTACCCAGACCCTCTCATCAAGGCTAATGACACCATTAAGCTGGACTTGGAGACCAACAAGATCACTGACTTCATCAAGTTCGATGTTGGTAATGTCGTCATGGTGACTGGTGGAAGGAATAGAGGCCGTGTTGGAGTAATCAAGAACAGGGAGAAGCATAAGGGAAGCTTTGAGACAATCCATGTCCAGGATGCCAGTGGACATGAATTCGCCACTCGGTTGGGCAATGTGTTCACAATAGGCAAGGGGACCAAGCCGTGGGTAAGCCTTCCCAAGGGTAAGGGTATTAAGCTCACCATTATTGAAGAGGCCAAGAAGAGGCAAGCAGCCCAAGCCACAGCCACAGCTTAA
- the LOC18778650 gene encoding galactan beta-1,4-galactosyltransferase GALS3, with amino-acid sequence MAKEKAEKEKKLFVGVVWNYAAELKLLLTALLILCTLATLLQFIPSRFTISTSDLRFCISRVLTPAQAQSQAQAPANEVIAAELVSAPAPSFPPPPPPPTPPPPPPPSVELDQVLSNGVIKRAFNPYGSAAYSFVTMGAYRGGLNTFAIVGLASKPLHVFSNPKYQCQWVPNLNSSQPISTVGYKMLPDWGYGRVYTVVIVNCTFSQPINVDNSGGKLLLLASTAGGGDRSFNTTDTIEALTEAPGSLNAGLFTSRPKYDYLYCGSSLYGNLSPQRVREWIAYHVRLFGPRSHFVIHDAGGIHEEVLEVLKPWMELGYVTMQDIREQERFDGYYHNQFMVVNDCLHRYKFMAKWMFFFDVDEYIYMPPKSNIKSVLDSLSDYTQFTIEQMPMSNKLCLSSDYGKTYRKWGFEKLVYKDVKRGIRRDRKYAVQPRNVYATGVHMSQNVAGKTTHKTENRIKYFHYHGTIANRREPCRQLVNSTETNVDKIPYVMDTTMRDVAGSVKRFELRMIGNRLQKTRQ; translated from the exons ATGGCTAAAGAGAAAgctgagaaagagaagaagctgTTTGTGGGAGTTGTATGGAACTACGCAGCAGAGCTGAAGCTACTGCTAACAGCTCTGTTGATCCTCTGCACATTAGCCACTCTTCTCCAGTTCATTCCGTCAAGGTTCACCATCTCCACCTCTGATCTCCGCTTCTGCATCTCCCGGGTTCTTACTCCAGCCCAAGCACAGTCCCAGGCCCAAGCCCCGGCCAACGAAGTCATAGCAGCAGAGCTAGTCTCAGCACCAGCACCTTCTTTCCCACCACCACCGCCCCCGCCGACGCCACCGCCGCCACCGCCGCCTTCTGTTGAGCTAGACCAGGTGCTCAGCAATGGCGTCATTAAAAGAGCTTTCAACCCATACGGGTCGGCGGCTTACAGCTTCGTCACCATGGGTGCTTACAGAGGAGGCCTCAACACTTTTGCCATTGTGGGTTTGGCCTCTAAGCCTCTTCACGTCTTCTCAAATCCCAAATACCAATGCCAGTGGGTGCCCAATCTCAATTCAAGCCAACCCATTTCCACAGTTGGGTACAAGATGCTCCCAGATTGGGGCTATGGCCGAGTCTACACAGTCGTGATTGTGAACTGCACTTTTTCTCAGCCCATCAATGTCGACAACTCCGGCGGAAAACTGCTCCTTCTCGCCTCCACCGCCGGCGGCGGTGACCGGAGCTTCAACACCACCGACACAATTGAGGCCTTGACTGAAGCACCGGGAAGTTTAAACGCTGGTTTGTTCACTTCAAGGCCCAAGTATGATTATTTGTATTGTGGGTCTTCTTTGTATGGGAATTTAAGTCCTCAGAGAGTGAGGGAGTGGATTGCTTACCATGTGAGGCTGTTTGGACCTAGATCTCACTTTGTGATTCATGATGCTGGTGGGATTCATGAGGAGGTTTTGGAGGTGTTGAAGCCATGGATGGAGCTGGGCTATGTGACCATGCAGGACATTAGAGAGCAGGAGAGATTTGATGGATATTATCACAACCAGTTCATGGTGGTGAATGATTGCTTGCATAGATATAAGTTCATGGCTAAGTGGATGTTCTTCTTTGATGTTGATGAGTACATCTACATGCCACCCAAGAGCAATATTAAGTCGGTGCTTGATTCTCTCTCTGATTACACCCAGTTCACCATTGAACAGATGCCCATGAGCAATAAGCTCTGCCTCTCTTCAGATTATGGAAAAACTTACAG GAAATGGGGATTTGAGAAACTTGTGTACAAAGATGTGAAAAGAGGAATTAGAAGGGACAGAAAATACGCAGTGCAACCGCGTAATGTGTATGCCACAGGAGTGCACATGTCACAGAACGTAGCAGGGAAGACGACCCACAAGACAGAGAACAGGATCAAATACTTCCATTACCATGGAACCATTGCCAACAGGCGTGAGCCATGCAGGCAGCTAGTCAACTCGACTGAGACAAACGTTGACAAAATCCCTTATGTTATGGACACCACCATGAGAGATGTTGCTGGCTCTGTCAAGAGGTTCGAGCTCAGAATGATTGGAAACAGGTTACAAAAGACCAGGCAATGA